The Apus apus isolate bApuApu2 chromosome 1, bApuApu2.pri.cur, whole genome shotgun sequence nucleotide sequence aaacagcTACATAGACTAATTCTTGGGAGACAAATCATCCAAGACTGGTGATGAAAGCAGATAATCCTATGTAAGCTGTAATACTATGATCTTATGAATATATTTATCATTACTTGCTATGTTCAAATATACACAAAGAGATTACATGAAAAGTGAAAGGAGCAGTTTGACAGCAAGATTGCTACTGGACTagtaggaaggaaggaaacaggaaggaaattattctttaaaaaaaatatcaaaaaatactggaaaaagaaaaatacatacaagAATTAGATGAGGCTGCAAGACGGAATTAAATTAAGCAGTCCAAAAGATTCAGACTGAATACATGAACAACTATACACATTAGAAAttatgggggaaaaagaagcaataaactaaagaagaaattttaggatgtactttttaaaaaatgtaaggaGTAGAGGGTACCTGTAGGAAAAATAATATCCTCAATTATCTGAGAGCAAGTTGAATTAGATATAGCATTAGTAGGACACTCCACAGTTTCAGGAAGCTTTATTCAGTGAAAATGTCAATTATATAAGTCATCTTTCAATGTTCTACTGTATGCTACGTACAAGGATCCTTTAACTTCAAAACCTGGTGGGTGTTAATGTGATTGCATTTCTCttgaaacttttcttctttgcctgCATATCCTTCAAAGATAATGTATTATGGAAACTGCTGTTAGAGACGTACATCTGCAAGGCTGTAaagtttctttccaaaacatgGGATTCTGACCCAATACATTTCTATTATAGAGCATTTTAAGATAAATTTCACAAAGTTGTTTAGAAAGCATATTTTATATGGGAGTTCAGTAAGTCCCCTATCTCACACTGCACGGTAATGTAAGTGCTATTACATTACATTTtgaagaattaaaatgaaagtttcCTTTTGAAACACCACCACAGCCACTTCCACATAACCAGAGTGGAATGTCTTTCTGAACCAAGGACTTTGTGGCCTGGAACATTAACAGGCTGAACcagcaggaagagctggtgtCTCTACAGCTTTTAGAATTTGGATATTGCGATGTAACTTCTCACACCTAGTCTCAACACTAAGCAAATAACAGGAATGATGACAATTAAGGTTTTAAGGAagtcctgtggaaaaaaaaaaaggcaggcaaACCCCAGAGGTAAACAGGCATTGCAAAACTCTACTGTGGCTTCTAAAGCAGTGCTTACAGGAACTAGAAGTAACAATACCACATCTGTGTCTCACAGGACTCCTATTCAGCACTATGCAAAGCCCCAAAGATGTGCTCTGTATATTCACTGCTGATCCACCAGCTACTTTCATGGCCTAGCAGAGGCTGTACTGGACTCATCTCCTCCCCGGTCTTCTTGCCAAGAGCCTTTTAGTGACTGCTTAGGGTAAGACTGTGTTTCTTGGCAAGTGcaactatttttctttatttccagtTAATATTTGTGTCCTGggttgtttctttcttcagtgctgGCATTCAGCTAGGGGTTATGTACAAGAAGATGGCTGTTTCCCACTTGCATGGTGTGAACTTCAAGAAGATAAGCTAAAGCACAGGGATGTAGTGGCTGTCTTTAACACATTCTTCCCCTTGTAGAGTACAATGAGCAAACAAATGCATTATTGGTTCAAATACTATCAACTCacactggtattttaaaataagcaataaCGATGCCTTTTGACAGCAATTTATCAGTGAATTTAAATAGTAAAAAGTACAATTTGCTGCCCAGATTTCCatacacaaagagaaaaaacagtattattacaaagaaagaaatgcctCTTAGGAAATACCTTGAGAAGTGACATCGTacttttctgcagaaactgaTTTTATCTCCATTGTGACTTTATGCAGCAATTCAATTACTTGAACCTGCTTCATGAAATCGTGCAGCATTGCTTTTCCACAGCCCCTAAGATAGGCTTCTAGGATGACCGCAAACCTCTGCTGGTAGTGCATGGACTGGGCAATCTCACTTCTTAAGAACCAAAACAAGAAGTGACCAATTCTTTTGTTctagaggtgaaaaaaaatactagaatcAGCATGGATTTCTTGACAAAGGGCTTTAATAATGCCAGTAACTTTAGCATAAGttggctgtatttttaaatacttactCTCAAACCTCGTTTTAGCAGAAATCTGGCTAATGCACTGTCATGATATGGCTCAAATTTCACAGCCTGAGGAATACAAACATAGAAGACATGTTACTAACACATTTAAGATCCCATTGAACTTATACTTTACAGATGATATCTGTAAAGCATTGCTGCAAGAGGAGAAAACTTATAGCTAAACAGGTTGAGgaaacaaaagtgaaaaaaacaaagcctggCTTCTCTGTGTTTGATTCAAGAAGAACTTTTTATTTGCAAGAGGTTTTCATCAGGTATTTTGTTACTGTGACTGATAAAGCAATGCAGGGAGTAGCTGACCAGTCAGACTGAACTGAGCTCGGGAAGGGACATGAACAAAGCAACATCATCCTCAGGCTGTTGCAAAAACCAGCAAGATCAGAAAACAGCCTGCAGTCTGACTGACACAGAGAAggtttgaaaatattattgCCAAATgaaatgatgtatttttaataattccttaattaaaatttcaaataataaagCACTGTTTGGCAACATCTGCCACTTTGGGACTGAGACACTGCTTCACTCCTGGGTTCCCTAGCAAGCAGAGGATACAGGAGCAGCTTTTCAGGGTAACTTATCTCAGACACTCAGGCCTTCAGCCCCTAAACGAACCACTAAGTAGAATAAAGGCTCTGATGCACATTCTATATTAATGGAGAACAATTAAGAGGAAGGCTTcaccagacttttttttttaatggctctGTGAGCACAGACGTATGTTTTTCTAACAAACACTCCCCTTCACCCAAGCCCGCAGATATTTCTAAGCTATTGCCAAAAAAGGGTGGAAACAGAAAGTCAACAAGTTTTCTGAAGTATGgggactggattttttttttttttcaattttattttgctgttattctcctcctcatcccaaTAACTAAGTGAACTGGTCTACCAGAAAAGTATCACACTTCCAGGTACTGAGCTGTGCCACTTAGAGTGTTTTTTCTAGCAGCTTCTTTCCCATTGCTTGAAGGACTCAAGTTTACAGGTTTGTTTTAAGATGAATGGGGAAAACAAGATATGCATGATTATCCCAcggcaagaaaaaaagatataagAGGCAAAGAGTCTCTGGAATAGAGTCACAAAATCCCTGTAGTGGACTGAGAGGGTTGGTGAATGGCTTCAGGTTCTGGAAATAGAGAGCCAGGAAGTGGCACATAGGCAGATTAGGGAAAACAAAGGGATGTGCAGAGAGCCGGGTGCAAGTAGTACACTCAGCTTTCAGAAGCAACAAAGTATGCAAACCTCTAGCAATAGTTATTCAACAGAATATAATGGCTCTTTCAAGATCACTGTGGTCTGCAGCTTGCAAAGAAGCAACTAAGCCATCAGCAGAGGTCTACTAAATTCATCAAAAAAATCACAGGGTTTTATAAAATCTTAAAAGTACTGTGgtacacatttgtattttttatcattaaaatatcAACACTGTTTCTAAAACATAAATTGTCCTGTGGGTTtattcaacaggaaaaaaaaaaaaaaaaggaaaaaaaataagagctttTTCAGTCAACCTTCTACAAATGAACCAACTTATAAAAAACCTACGAAGACTTGTTCTTTCCAGCTGCCAGCTAAGAGACAGACAACAAAGCCAAGCACCAGACTTGCCCTTCTACAGGATCATAATTCTGCAAGAACTGTATTGCCAGTCTTTGCAACACTATTTTATTTCCCCAAGCAACACCATCTTAGCACCATTAGGAAAGATAATGAGAACACAAACAAACTGATTTGAAAATATCTAGATCCTTTCACTTTGTGTATGAGACTATGAGGTATGGAcgtttttaagaaaaaagtaattttcactgCAATAAGGCATCCAAAAGCTATAATTATTACATAAATTCAAATGGATTTGCTTACAGTTCCAAGCAAGCCTATTAAAAACCTCATTCTGGTATATACTTTGCTGAATCTGCCCAGTGTGTATCCTGGAAAAACAATTTAAGAATGAAATACAGCCAAATAAAGGGCCAttgcttcaaaacaaaatttcctTATAGTAAGgctgcaaatacattttaacaaaaaagaatATAATAGAAAATACGTATTATATaatatgtaagaaaaatatagaCTAGAGATATGTATTATGAGCACCCTTATtaggattatatttttaaaagtcaatcccattttttttaattcaccaAGTCAAATTTCAACATCTAAATAGCAACAATAAAAGCTAGCCATTTAAAAACATCTGCAGGCACCTGATGAGGTGCCTGAATGCACCTTTGCCTTATCAGTTCAGCAGGAGAATAGCTTTACCCACTGCTCTGTAGAAGCAGTTCAGTCACTTGTGTTTGTTCTACACTggattttgttgtattttagCTATCCTAACCACGTTTTATTAACTGCAGAGAGAACAACAGACTTACAGGAAGCTCAAGGGTTTATTTATGGCATGGCTACTTCTACTTGGGATATACCtggggggaaataaaatgtttgtttgaTTTCTCACTCTTCTGGGAGGTAAAATGGGATTATCCTGTGCAGAGTGAAATAAGCCATAAAGCTTTCATGAAGGCATGCACATGAAAAGTCTTTGCAGAAGAGACATATTGGATGTGTTCATAAAAGCAGAGGAATGGTTGACACCCATTCTCTGAAGAATTTTCAAATACACCATGGTAGCAATACTTTGCTGCAGGACGCTGATGGCCTCTGCTCTGTCCTTAgccaaggaaggaaagagaaagaagcagccAAGAGCtaaaagtttgattttttttccccctttttgaGGGATAGCaatcttttaatttcttattccAATTCTTACTAAAAATGACACCATGAAGTTAAGCTAGTATGATTTTATGttacagtaatttaatttactgTTATACAGATTTATTCTTTCTAAAACTCTCCAGATTTGTACTTCCTGAAGACAATTtcaaaaacaaatggaaaaaacccagtaTTCCCCCATTCTCTCAGGCACCTTGATATCAACCAATCACCATCCCAAACCCCTAACTTGGATACAAAAGTGAATAAAATTGCTGAGACACACGTAGACAGCAACAGCTCACAAGCCAAGCATTATATATAGCAGCAGCTACGTGGGAGGCCCAATGAGGTAACCGTAGCGACTCCTCTGGCTAATGCAGAAGTGCATAAATTCTGCCTGGGGAGCCTAATCTTCAGACATGCAAAGACAAGGCTAAAAAGGCCTTGGTTAAAGCACTACTGATGTGCAGCAAAATCTGAAATACTAACTTAATTTTCAGGCTCCCTCTGAactcacagaaattaaaagtcCCAACCCGCAgcttccctggctgcagcagttccgtttttttggttttttgttgggttttttttttcattttgaatgtCAATTTTGTCCTCTGATTcttagaaaaaattatttcctgctcGGCAGGGCGAGGGCCCTTCTGCACAAACCAGAGCCCTGCTGGGTGTGGGAAGCCTGCGGAGCTGCCTTGCTTCAGGGAACACGTTCACCAGGCAGAACTGTGGGGTTACACCTCTCATCAGCCATCAGATGTGACTTGGCTGCTGAtgggctgcccagctccagcaccgTGTTGTGAAAGAGCAACAAATCAATTTTCTTGTATAACTGATATAAACTCTCCTGATGTTTCATCTGGCAGATCCACACCCAAAGCGCTTCAAATCGATACAGCAGGGATTCGTtgccattaaaaatacaatctttCACCCAACTTCCCAGAATGAATTAATCTTACCATGGAGTCCTAGCAACCCTttacttactttttaaaaatgtttggaagCTTCTAGATAAATGTGGTCCCCCTAGCAGTTCAAGACTGAAGTCATTGCAACATACTGTGTAACTACACTGTTATTCTTGACCTAAAACCCAACCCCAGATTTTAATTCGGGCCTTGCCTGTTTCaacttctcctttctttctgtctaCACTCTTTCTAAACTATTGGTAAAACCAGTCAACAGTTCCTCAGTGTGTGGGATTTGGACCTAATATGAACAGGATTAGAGACAGTAGGACTCATGGCTGTGGTAGTGTTGACAATTTCCAGAATACATACTACTGTAAATGCAAGAGCTACATCATAAATCAGGATACAATACAACACAAAAATAACCAATAGGCAAAATGTGAAATATAAGAAGCGTGTTCTGGGTTAATGTGGTTACTACCACTGCTTTTGCTAAACTCTGAAGACTTCAAAACCAGAGATTACAAACTAGACCTACTAAGATGGGAATGATGATGGGGTAATGCAAATATTCCTGGAAGGTAGAGTTCAAGAATGCAAATACACCTTACCTGCACAAGCTGTAAAAGATAATGAAGAACATCATCATCTTCTAAACTTTCCAGTTTTTGAACTGCCATTGCTCGGacattttcatctgaaaagtTACAGTCCAGAAGTTGCATTGTGAGTCCAACATCTAAAGTGCTTTGATCCCAAACCTCCTTTTTAGCTAGCAACTGGTATGTTTTGGCCACTATTTCTTGTTGTCCCCATTTCACAGAGCTAAGCAGCTTAGGATACGCCTTTGGGTGCTTTATGCTTTCATATCTAAAGTGCCACAACAGTTCTTTGTCCTCAGGAGAAAGTGGATTAAGTGGATCAGTTGCTATGATTTCTTCAAGTTGCTTGCGAAGCTGGTTGGGCATTTCAGCTCGTGTCCTATCCCCTTGGGGGTCTGATGTTAGCCTGTGCTTGGGCAAGGCAATTGGGTGACAGTACTTGTCCAGAACAATAGAAATAGCCATTGAGTTTTCTTTATCAGGGTTAGTTGCTGATGTGAGTTTGTCTGCATTGATACTTCCCTGCTCTTCCCCCTTGCCTGGAATTTTCCACATGTGGAGCACATACTCCCCAGTTCGTAGCAAGAACCGGTGATCTATCAACAAGAGATTTACATAATAGAGAAGCTGAGTTTTGCATTTTGAATCAGAGTTGGGGGATTCGTGTGACTGAAGGTTTGTCTTTGTGGACAATCCCTGTGCTTTGCCACAGTATATCTGAAGATTCAGGAGTGCTCCTTTAGGCAAATCCTTGATTCTGATATCAAACTCCAACCAAATATTCCACAGAACCTCCTCAGTAAAAGGCTTCGATGACGTCCTCCTCTgtgaaagcagctgctgcccatgtTGAATGTTAGCCTCCACAAACACAGTAAGATCAGTATTTCTTGGTAAAACTGGTATATCGATGCCAATTATTTTCACTCTAAATTTCCTACTACAGTCCCACAAAGAGATAGTGAAGACTCTCTCATGATCTTTTCCATCTATTGTCAATTGTTCATGATACCCTGTGACCCCTGTACAGTCATCCACCAATGGCCACTCTTCCTTCTGAACCTCATCCTCATTTGGGTCAGGGGGATTGTCTAGGACAAGATGGATTTCTTCCCCATTCTTAAGGCACTGTCTTATCCAGTGAAAATCTTTGATTGGTGTCTCTCCAGTAATGTACTCATCTCTGCCACACACCCTGAGAACAAAATCCAGTTCACTATGATCTTCAGGAATGTCCatcaaagactttttttttgccatttttgtgAAAAAGCTGTGGAGAATCATATCTGGAGTGTCATCTATTGACACTTTAATTTTTTGGCTAGTTGTTCCTCTATGTATGATTatgaaaatgttattattagtgatctttttaaataaatattctgggAGTGGCTTAGATGTAGTCCATGGGTGCATTGCATACAATTTAGGATCTCTACAGGCCACCTCTATCATTCGTGGAGTGACCAATCTGCGACGGGTAAATTCTAGTTCATCATCATGCACATTGCTTATATCAGTGACGTCATAACCAATCAAATCATTCAGTTGCCGCTGAAACTCCTGAACTTCTTCTGATGGCTTTTGTTTCTGGACAACATAGATCTTGCCTACctttttctgtaaaactttCCAGTAGAGTATGCAGTCCAACGTCTGTATTACTTGATGTTTATCATAAATTTCATACCATTGCCCTTTCTTCTGATACTGCAGAATGAATTGATCTGGGGTGAATGTGTGGTAGAAGTCTGTGGTTTGACTCATCTCTATTGCACGCATCCAAATCTGTGCTTTCATTTGCTCAACAGTACAGTTGCCAGCTATTTCAAGTAACATAATTTCTGGTACTTTAGTATGTTTATTGCTTGTAGGTAAAATGAACTCAATGGGTATAAGTTCCATTGATGACAAATTACTCGATGTACAATGAGGTTTCATTCTTCTTCTCCTTCGTTTGTTCTCCTCTCTCATAACAACGGGCTGTTCATAATCCCCCAACTCCATGCCAGAAGAAATCTAGCAAAACATAGAAATACTGGATTACTTTCTCATTTACATTTAtctttaatcttatttttaagtcttcttAATTAAAATCACAGGTAAGTCAGAATCTTGCTATGTATATGCCTTTTCTGCTCCCCCTTTCCCTTAATTTCTTCTGATAAATACTTGATTTACATAAACCACCTCAGACTTAAATCTATTCCATTCAATaccaaatatatattaaaaaaatatccacaaCCCTCCAATGactaaataatgaaaacagagcTTTTAAACAGCCTTCCCAGATTTCACTGAGGATAAGCAATCTGACTATATATTTCCTCCCTACTGATTTGTTACTGCTCCTGTTTGATCAAGCACTGATCCTCTGCTGCCTCATCTGTTGTGATGCTGCTGATATTAACACAAATAGGTTTTCACAGAAATCAAAAGACCAACATGAGAGAACAACATGGTCCCACTGAGCTCCAGGAATgacaaattaacaaaataagaaatgtatttacagACTGGACAGAGACAAGCCTATTCCCATTCTCCTCTGCCTCTCACTTCAGTGATGaggaacaacagaaaagaaaaaaaatccttagaaTTAAAAAGTCAGGGACTACCTCGAAAGACAGATATTGAAGGTGCATCTAAATTCATGCCTAGTATCCTTAACTgtgcttcttttaaataaataaattcaccAAACTGAGAAAATCCAtccatttaaaaagtaaacactCCTGCAACAAAGTATTAATTTGTTACTGAGGAAAAAACTCCAAAGCTGAAACGAACTTATTACCCTATACAGCAAACCACACCTAGAACACCTGCAAAACAATTTTGAGTATAAGTAACCTCCCTTATCAGCTTTCAGTagggaaaaaatactgctgctgaCAGTTAATCTCCACTGAACAATATTAAAGTGGAAACTGTTCACCGAGTGCTTGGAAGAGGAAGGCAGTGCCGATTGAGCGCGCTCGCACAAGCTAAGTTACAGCAACACACTGAACTGCTTTTCCAGGGGCTTTTTAGACACACAGTCTTTAACTGCtggaaaaactaaaacaaatgTAATGATCCCTTCACAGCTAACAAAACAAGAAGATGAAAATATAACAGATTAAACTGAAACAACATAGCATGctaactgaaattattttgtgagtTCCGGAAAGCAACAATTGAGGAGACACCACCTCTAAAATTGACAAGGCACAAGGAAATATTACCTGCTTagaaaataaaggctgaaatgCTGAAGACGagtcatttgtttaatttctgaagttcttatttttttaaaggaagatcaCTCACACACCAAAAATTTCTTTGTTTaagctgttctgcttttcttgctcACCCTCATATCCAGATGCAAAGGAAGTGCTGCACTTACCAGGAAGGAAGTTGTAACCAAGTTGATTATACATATGattgctcatttaaaaaaaagaatgcttttCCTGTTACAACagtaaaaatacagtaacagtATACCAATTTAATTTTAACACACATAAAAGACATGCttaaagccttttaaaaatagctacGAATAACACGGACAATAAATCTAATGAatccaaataaaacattttaaaaccaaaatattttggagaGCCATGTACTGTTTTTTAAGCCAGTCTCCATACAGGCAGAACATGGAGATGATATCTCCCAAGGATCTTGTGAGGTAACCTCAGCAATAGAACTGCTGGGCAATCTTCCTCCTAGTATTTTTAACTCATCCATTTATGATTACCAACACACAGTGAAATCCATTAGAAATTATTACTTAAAATTCGGGAAGAATTTAAACCACGGACTTTCAACCCTAATTCTTCTGGTTAACTACAACCCGGAGAGTTGTtcatttactaaaaaaaaattgccaccAGAAAAGATTTGGGAAAGTATGTACAAATTAGACCGAAAAAACAGATAAACTTCTAATGTTACTCTTTTTCCTTATGAATTTTCCAGTGAAATACTGATCACTTTGAAGAGCAATTAGCAGTACACATTCTACAGCAGCACATACCCTAAAAAACTGActcttgagaaaaaaacacGGAACCACTGAAAACTCTTTTAGCCACAGTGAAGTGGTGGTatcttctgtgtttgtgttttgttttttttcaatcgCATGCACACTTCCTATCTTGTAAGCCACTTTtcttactaaaaagaaaaaaaaaaaaagaaaaaagctcccCCTGtattgtcaaaaaaaaaaatctgatagtCTCCTACCTGCCTCCAAAGTGCCACTCACGACCTGTGAAATTAACAGTTTGccaaggttaaaaaaaagaaaacatcctcTACTGCAGACACAGTTCTTCTTTCTCAGAGCATAGTTTTGCTTGCCAGCTAAGACTGATTCCTTTTTAGAGGTTATTTTTCTTGGGAACTGCATCTGGGGAAAACACACTCTATCCTAGCTCCCTCTACCTTTTAGAATCAGCATTTAAAATTTCTCAAGGAACTGGTTGCTGAAGGAAGTTGCCCTGAACATACTGTCACTGCCATGAAATCTACCCATCTTGGCCAAGACATCTCCAACACTCATCCTCCACACATGTGCAGCCTGTCAGCATTCATCAGCCACAGACTCTGTGGCATCTCAGAACTACACGCTGCTCTCCTCGCTCGCCCTCTTCTCATCTGCAGAAAGCAGTTGGTTGCTGGAAAAACCTCTGTACCTGTAACCTCAACAACAGTGCCCAGGAtgacagaggagaaagaagcacCTAGCTTCTccataaaatggaaaaggagtTGGAGgtgtaagaaaagaaaaggagcaatGCTGAatgggaaaatgtgttttgcaaaaCCTGTGTTTTGAAATTCCCTCTCTTCTGAAGTATAATTTCTAAAATGTGTAATatactatttttcttcatttaaacaTAAGCAACTAGTAAGGCTGGCTaggctgttttgtttctgcttttgtttttcatgccaAAAGGCTACATAGACTTTTTGCAAATATCCCTTGTTCTAAAAATTGTTGTGCTGACCCTGTTAAGTAAACCTGGactcattttggttttgttgggttttgccAGACCTAAGAAAGCATGCTGATTTAAAATGTCCTCatcttaaatattaatttttcaaacacaTACATACAAATACTCCATCTCCTGCCAAGCTATTCTAGCACTACTCCATTGATCAAGGCAGCATCTCTACCTCAGGCAACAAGGAACCACACTGAACACTGCTCAAAATGTGACTGACAGTCTCATCCACTTAAAGAGAGGCAGAGCAATACTGTGTAAGGTTCAGATATTCCCCCACAAACTGCATCAGATGCAACTGCCCATACAAGactgtctcttctcccacatTCATCTGGACTGTGACCTGTCATGTCTACAGACACAAAAGTGTCCTCGTTCTTGGGTGACACCAAATTCTATCTGTTTTTTCTAATCCATGTGTAGGCATGGCAAAACCATATTTCCTCATGCACATGCATCACAAAAACAATGACACTTatagcagaaaataatgaaaaataacttcataaaAGTTTCGTCATGCCTAAGCATTACTTAAGAGTATTGACATTTCTAGACACCTACTgcaaaaacaccaccaaaaaataataataattaaaaaaatctatgtatatatatagatagatatatatatcACTTTTAAATTTGTAATTCTAACGATCTTCATCAACCCCAGGCTCCCCTGTATTATGAGAACTGTCCTACCACTGGTCCATAAATCCCGAAGAAGTGCAATGGAAGAGGAGATGTGCCTGTAATAGGTAATGAAGACAAGCAAACAGGCTTGTCTTTGTCTCCTGTTGTGTTCCTATCCCATCACTCAGGTCAGCAAACTGATCataacaagaacaacaaaaaaatttggATAATTTTCAGCTGGATCAATTCCAAGATCTGACTCATCACTTGCAGGAGTGGTAGGacaggggagggaagagaagggaagggaacgGAGCCAGCGCAGTTTAGGGTAACTGAGACTGAAATATAATTCACAGCAGATTAGAAGATAAATTAATGAGTAAATCCAGCATACGaaaaccttattttaaaattactcttttcaCTTTAGTGTGAACTCCTTTCCAGACAACTCAGCCTGCAAAAAAACAGGCACTCTCTATCAGAGTAAGAATTACCTTGTCCACATATAACAATGCATTTACACTCAcagtttcagaaaagctttaaagataaattaaaaaaaaaacacaacaaaaaaacccacaacccccAAAACTACCACAACATGACCCAAAGCTTTCCAAGCACCATACTACATCTACTTGCCAGCATTGCTCTGTAGCAGGAGACCACTTTGAATTTGCTGGATAAGAGTACAAGCGATCTTCCCTACATCAGTGATGATCCAGTACTGAACTACACAGGCATGATGCAGCActaacatagaatcatagaaacatcCTGGTTtgaaaggaccttgaagatcatcaagttcaaccataaAATCTTAACATAACATGTTAAGCATGAACACAACAAaacctgctttgcttttgtcaaATCCTCTAGTAACTACTGACTGTCATGGGAATTCAATCTGCACAGGTTCCCATTAGCAAGTAAACTCCACAGCTAATATAGTCCCATTCTTCATCAAAAGTGTAACAATTAGCTCAATATATCGGTCAGGAGGTTGCTGAATCAATCAGACTGCTATTATGGCTGTAATATTTTCAGGATCCCCCTGCCTTCACTACCTTAGCATATCTGGGTTCCTACACAAGGTACCTGTTTGGGGATGCTTCTGGACAAACAGTAGCTTCTAGCTCATTCAAAAAATGTAGGTTAGAATTTTGGCAAAGCTGTAGTTAACCACAGTTATACAAGTGATGAGTGATGCACATTCAAACTGGTACTTCACGGAGTTTGGAAAAATGGAGATGGCAGTGATGGCTCCTGCAGGGACACAATCACTATTTGGATCCTGCCTGTCCTTTCCAGTTGTGCCCACTTCTCAAATTCTGGTCATTACCAGTGTGACCTAATCTACACCGACAAACAACTCCTGAATGCCCATAGCTATTATTTCAGACGATTTGTGGCGGAGGAT carries:
- the PIK3CG gene encoding phosphatidylinositol 4,5-bisphosphate 3-kinase catalytic subunit gamma isoform isoform X2, whose product is MELGDYEQPVVMREENKRRRRRMKPHCTSSNLSSMELIPIEFILPTSNKHTKVPEIMLLEIAGNCTVEQMKAQIWMRAIEMSQTTDFYHTFTPDQFILQYQKKGQWYEIYDKHQVIQTLDCILYWKVLQKKVGKIYVVQKQKPSEEVQEFQRQLNDLIGYDVTDISNVHDDELEFTRRRLVTPRMIEVACRDPKLYAMHPWTTSKPLPEYLFKKITNNNIFIIIHRGTTSQKIKVSIDDTPDMILHSFFTKMAKKKSLMDIPEDHSELDFVLRVCGRDEYITGETPIKDFHWIRQCLKNGEEIHLVLDNPPDPNEDEVQKEEWPLVDDCTGVTGYHEQLTIDGKDHERVFTISLWDCSRKFRVKIIGIDIPVLPRNTDLTVFVEANIQHGQQLLSQRRTSSKPFTEEVLWNIWLEFDIRIKDLPKGALLNLQIYCGKAQGLSTKTNLQSHESPNSDSKCKTQLLYYVNLLLIDHRFLLRTGEYVLHMWKIPGKGEEQGSINADKLTSATNPDKENSMAISIVLDKYCHPIALPKHRLTSDPQGDRTRAEMPNQLRKQLEEIIATDPLNPLSPEDKELLWHFRYESIKHPKAYPKLLSSVKWGQQEIVAKTYQLLAKKEVWDQSTLDVGLTMQLLDCNFSDENVRAMAVQKLESLEDDDVLHYLLQLVQAVKFEPYHDSALARFLLKRGLRNKRIGHFLFWFLRSEIAQSMHYQQRFAVILEAYLRGCGKAMLHDFMKQVQVIELLHKVTMEIKSVSAEKYDVTSQVIVQLRQKLEKLQSSKLPGSFRVPYDPGLRAGALVIEKCKVMASKKKPLWLEFKCADPTALSNETMGIIFKHGDDLRQDMLILQILRIMESIWEAESLDLCLLPYGCISTGNKIGMIEIVKDATTIAKIQQSTVGNTGAFKDEILNQWLKERCMIEEKIYF
- the PIK3CG gene encoding phosphatidylinositol 4,5-bisphosphate 3-kinase catalytic subunit gamma isoform isoform X1 produces the protein MELGDYEQPVVMREENKRRRRRMKPHCTSSNLSSMELIPIEFILPTSNKHTKVPEIMLLEIAGNCTVEQMKAQIWMRAIEMSQTTDFYHTFTPDQFILQYQKKGQWYEIYDKHQVIQTLDCILYWKVLQKKVGKIYVVQKQKPSEEVQEFQRQLNDLIGYDVTDISNVHDDELEFTRRRLVTPRMIEVACRDPKLYAMHPWTTSKPLPEYLFKKITNNNIFIIIHRGTTSQKIKVSIDDTPDMILHSFFTKMAKKKSLMDIPEDHSELDFVLRVCGRDEYITGETPIKDFHWIRQCLKNGEEIHLVLDNPPDPNEDEVQKEEWPLVDDCTGVTGYHEQLTIDGKDHERVFTISLWDCSRKFRVKIIGIDIPVLPRNTDLTVFVEANIQHGQQLLSQRRTSSKPFTEEVLWNIWLEFDIRIKDLPKGALLNLQIYCGKAQGLSTKTNLQSHESPNSDSKCKTQLLYYVNLLLIDHRFLLRTGEYVLHMWKIPGKGEEQGSINADKLTSATNPDKENSMAISIVLDKYCHPIALPKHRLTSDPQGDRTRAEMPNQLRKQLEEIIATDPLNPLSPEDKELLWHFRYESIKHPKAYPKLLSSVKWGQQEIVAKTYQLLAKKEVWDQSTLDVGLTMQLLDCNFSDENVRAMAVQKLESLEDDDVLHYLLQLVQAVKFEPYHDSALARFLLKRGLRNKRIGHFLFWFLRSEIAQSMHYQQRFAVILEAYLRGCGKAMLHDFMKQVQVIELLHKVTMEIKSVSAEKYDVTSQVIVQLRQKLEKLQSSKLPGSFRVPYDPGLRAGALVIEKCKVMASKKKPLWLEFKCADPTALSNETMGIIFKHGDDLRQDMLILQILRIMESIWEAESLDLCLLPYGCISTGNKIGMIEIVKDATTIAKIQQSTVGNTGAFKDEILNQWLKERCMIEEKFQAAVERFVYSCAGYCVATFVLGIGDRHNDNIMITETGNLFHIDFGHILGNYKSFLGINKERVPFVLTPDFLFVMGTSGKKTSLHFHKFQDVCVKAYLALRHHTNLLIILFSMMLMTGMPQLTSKEDIEYIRDALTVGKSEEDAKKHFLDQIEVCRDKGWTVQFNWFLHLVLGIKQGVEKHSA